The Halotia branconii CENA392 region GACTAGACCGTATGATTTTTTACTAAACAGTCCTTTAGTACAACGTGTATATTTAAATGAGTCAGGAGAAAAAGCAGATACTTCAATAGGTGTTGGTATTGTGCAGCTAGTTGTGGAACGCAAAAGTAGCACAGTCATCAAAGCTAGACAGCTAATTGAGCAAGCTAAACAGCAGTTGACAGATGCGCGTACTCAGCAAGAAATTATAGAATTTATTGAAACGGTAGTAATTTACAAATTTCCCAAACTGAGCCGCGAAGAGGTAGAAGCTATGTTAGGGTTGGATGCCATTAGAAATACCAGAGTTTATCAAGAAGCTAAAGAAGAAGGCAAGATTGAAGGCAAGATCGAAGGCAAGATTGAAGGGAAAATCGAAGGCAAGATCGAAGGTAAGATTGAAGGGAAAATCGAAGGTAAGATCGAAGGCAAGATCGAAGCGGTTCCTCGCTTGTTAAAGTTAGGGCTGAGTCTGGAGCAAATTGCTGAGGCTCTAGAATTAGAAATTGATCTAGTACGACAAGCTACCACAAAACTGTCTTCTTAAAGAATGATGTATAAATTTCTTCAAATCAGCCGCAAGGAGGTGGAGACTATGTCGTTGTTAGACGCTATTAGACACACAAGAGTTTATCAAGAAGCCAAAGAAGAAGGTAAATTAGAGGCTAAACAAGAAGCCAAAGAAGAAGGTAAACTCGAAGTAGTGCCTAGGGTTTTAAAATTGGGGTTGAGTCTAGAGCAAATTGCTGAGGCTTTGGAATTAGACATTGAGGTAGTGCGAAAAGCCGCAGCAAAATCATCTTCAGATTCCTAAGTAATACTCACAGTTAATAATTGTTCTGCCATTTCAAAGTTAGATGTGACATTTTGTACATCATCCAAAGCTTCTAGTGTATCAATTAACTTGAGGAGTGATCGCGCTTGTTCAGGATCAGTCACCTCAATATGATTACTGGGAATCCAACGCAATTCGGCATCAGTCACTTGAAAGCCTTGATCTTTTAAAGTTTGGTTGAGGATTTCTAAATTTGTGACTTCTGTAAACACCTCAGCCATATCATCTTCAGTCATCTCATAAAAATCGGCATTGCCTTCGAGTGATGCTTCTAAAAGTTTATCTTCGTCAATCACTCCCTCGACAATACACACACCTTTTTGCTCAAACATCCAGCTAACGCAACCTGTTTCACCCAAATTACCACCATTTTTACTAAAAGCTACCCGTAAATCAGCAGCTGTGCGATTGCGATTATCGCTCAATGCTTCAATCAAAATGGCTACACCACCTGGGCCGTAACCTTCGTAGCGAATAGCTTCAAAATTATCATGATCGCTGCCAAAAGTACCTGCACCTTTAGCGATCGCTCGTTCGATATTATCATTGGGAATACCTGCTGCCTTAGCTTTATCAATGGCTGTACGCAGTTGAAAATTTCCTGATGGATCTGGTACACCACTTCTAACAGCAACAATAATTGCCCTGGAAAGCTGAGTAAAGGTTTTACCCTTTTTTGCATCTACCACCGCTTTCTGGCGTTTAATATTTGCCCATTTACTATGTCCTGCCATAACCTAAAATTATCAACGCTATATTTCAAGATTAAGATATACACAGCTTCTACCAAGATGCAAAGGCAAATTGGGGAAAATTATCAAGTGATAAAATATTAAATGTAAAGTATCGAGTTTTTGAATTTTCTATCTTCATCCTTAGTCAAGTCTCTGCCTAGTCTTAAACGCCAAAGTCGTAGTTATCAAATTTAGAGAATTAGTGAATTTTTTTAATCAACGTTATGTGCGGCTTTTTTTCACGCCCCAAAATTTCAGGAGAAAAAGAAATAAATTGCAATATTACCTTAGCCGTTTATTGCTGTTATTCCTAGTGATCATACTCACTTTAAGCGGATGTCAGGCTTTACGGAATAGAGTACAAGCAGATGAAGTAATTCGTGTGACTCTATGGCATGGAGTCAATCCACCACCAAATCGGGATCTATTGCAAAAACTTGTAGACAAATTTAATCAAACCCATCCAAATATTCAAGTAGAGTCACTTTATGTAGGACAACAAGATCAACAAACGCCCAAGATTTTGGCGGCGGTAGTCGCAAATGCACCGCCAGATATTTTGTGGTATAATCCGACAATTATGGGGCAATTAGTAGAATTGGATGCTTTAATTCCTTTAGATGAAATGCTGGCAAGTTCTCCGGTTAAAGACGAAATTGACCCCACTTTATATACATCAATGGAATACCAAGGTAAAACTTGGTCACTACCATTTGCAACAAATAATGTTGGTATTTTTTACCGCCCAAGTTTATTTAAAGCCGCTGGAATTACTGAATTACCTCGCACTTGGGAGGAGTTTCGACAGGTTGCGAAAAAATTAACTCGTGATATCAATAATGATGGCAAGATTGATCAATATGGGATGTTTTTACCCTTAGGAAAGGGAGAATTTACAGTATTTACTTGGTTGCCATTTATGTGGAGTGGCGGCGGCGAATTGATAAATGGAGATTCACAAACAGCGGCAGCAGTAGAATTGCAAGGTAATCAAGGAGCGATCGCAGCTTTAAAATATTGGCGTACTTTAATTACAGATGGTTCGGTTATTTTATCTAGCCCAGAACGGGGTTATGAAACAGATAAATTAATAGCTGGGAATGTGGCAATGCAATTGGGTGGCCCTTGGACTTTGGGACAACTTCAAGAAATGGGCATTGATTATGATGTACTGCCGATTCCTGTTGATGAAGTTCCTGCTACCAGTGTTGGCGGTGAGAATCTGTTCTTTTTCAAAACCAAGCCACAGCAGCAAAAGGCAGCTTTTAAGTTTGCTGAATATGTTTTGAGTGAAGAATTTC contains the following coding sequences:
- a CDS encoding YebC/PmpR family DNA-binding transcriptional regulator; this translates as MAGHSKWANIKRQKAVVDAKKGKTFTQLSRAIIVAVRSGVPDPSGNFQLRTAIDKAKAAGIPNDNIERAIAKGAGTFGSDHDNFEAIRYEGYGPGGVAILIEALSDNRNRTAADLRVAFSKNGGNLGETGCVSWMFEQKGVCIVEGVIDEDKLLEASLEGNADFYEMTEDDMAEVFTEVTNLEILNQTLKDQGFQVTDAELRWIPSNHIEVTDPEQARSLLKLIDTLEALDDVQNVTSNFEMAEQLLTVSIT
- a CDS encoding ABC transporter substrate-binding protein, with product MQYYLSRLLLLFLVIILTLSGCQALRNRVQADEVIRVTLWHGVNPPPNRDLLQKLVDKFNQTHPNIQVESLYVGQQDQQTPKILAAVVANAPPDILWYNPTIMGQLVELDALIPLDEMLASSPVKDEIDPTLYTSMEYQGKTWSLPFATNNVGIFYRPSLFKAAGITELPRTWEEFRQVAKKLTRDINNDGKIDQYGMFLPLGKGEFTVFTWLPFMWSGGGELINGDSQTAAAVELQGNQGAIAALKYWRTLITDGSVILSSPERGYETDKLIAGNVAMQLGGPWTLGQLQEMGIDYDVLPIPVDEVPATSVGGENLFFFKTKPQQQKAAFKFAEYVLSEEFQTEFALETGYLPINLKSRQSEKYQAFVNELPQLKVFLDQAKYGRSRPLFPGYNRISDSVGRAVESVLLRKKPPAEALQKTQQRLDLIFK
- a CDS encoding Rpn family recombination-promoting nuclease/putative transposase — encoded protein: MKTGTLFYRLFQASPSIFFELIDQPGTDANSYQFTSIELKQQAFRLDGVFLPKSNNPNQPIYFLEVQFQKDKIFYQRVFAEIFLYLHQYQSINDWRAVVIFPRRSLEPEETRPYDFLLNSPLVQRVYLNESGEKADTSIGVGIVQLVVERKSSTVIKARQLIEQAKQQLTDARTQQEIIEFIETVVIYKFPKLSREEVEAMLGLDAIRNTRVYQEAKEEGKIEGKIEGKIEGKIEGKIEGKIEGKIEGKIEGKIEAVPRLLKLGLSLEQIAEALELEIDLVRQATTKLSS